One window of the Dreissena polymorpha isolate Duluth1 chromosome 5, UMN_Dpol_1.0, whole genome shotgun sequence genome contains the following:
- the LOC127832473 gene encoding poly [ADP-ribose] polymerase tankyrase-2-like, producing MREAMAISLLEAIKNGDQDAAKRILIQKLYSNIDRQSSRKDGTPLFWCCCRGYMELARLILLHGADVNRRTAWGASPLHAGADHNQPDVIKLLVDFGANVNLQTTNGDTACHLAAYRGYKECVYRLVQLGADVNVRNQKHQTAVQEAYSRGHYDIYSYLLRCQTLVTKPSLSSTAEQRNFVPVGKPLIPKQILSENNRRESSRSTDSTTSEMSSFSLPSRASLDYSLLSEYETKSNRPILCDGRINKGVVGVLRLNYFGLDSQFSSDRSPVSSLGASSLNDLSSVNSKSTTVPPRTLMSFNNI from the exons ATGCGGGAAGCTATGGCTATATCTTTACTGGAAGCAATTAAAAACGGTGACCAAGATGCGGCTAAACGGATTCTGATACAAAAGCTCTATTCCAACATTGATCGTCAGTCGTCCCGGAAGGACGGCACGCCGCTCTTCTGGTGCTGCTGCCGTGGCTACATGGAGCTAGCGCGCCTTATTCTGCTCCACGGAGCGGATGTAAACCGCCGGACCGCATGGGGCGCCTCCCCGCTGCATGCCGGCGCCGACCATAACCAGCCTGACGTGATAAA ACTGCTGGTGGACTTTGGCGCCAACGTGAATCTGCAGACGACCAATGGCGACACGGCCTGCCACCTGGCGGCCTACCGCGGCTACAAGGAGTGTGTGTATCGCCTGGTGCAACTTGGGGCAGATGTCAATGTTCGGAACCAAAAGCACCAGACGGCCGTTCAAGAGGCATACTCCAGGGGTCATTACGACATATACTCCTATCTTTTGAGGTGTCAAACTCTAG TCACAAAACCAAGTCTTTCATCGACAGCCGAGCAGAGGAACTTCGTCCCTGTCGGTAAACCGCTCATTCCAAAACAGATTTTAAGTGAAAACAACAGGAGAGAAAGTTCACGTAGCACCGACAGTACAACTTCCGAAATGTCCAGTTTTTCACTTCCGTCACGCGCTTCTTTGGATTATTCGTTGCTAAGCGAATACGAAACTAAGTCGAATCGGCCGATATTGTGTGATGGGCGGATAAACAAAGGAGTAGTGGGGGTGCTAAGATTGAACTATTTCGGACTCGACAGTCAATTTTCGAGCGATAGAAGCCCAGTGTCATCGCTAGGAGCCAGTTCTTTGAATGATCTTTCGTCTGTCAATTCTAAGAGCACAACAGTCCCACCGCGGACTTTAATGTCTTTCAACAATATCTGA